One region of Bosea sp. 29B genomic DNA includes:
- a CDS encoding ABC transporter permease, protein MLAYILKRLLATIPVMATVAVIVFMLLHLTPGDPAALIGGDLATPEDLRRIREQLGLERPIAEQFLGWLWQVLQGDLGTSLFNQMPVSQLIAQRIEPTLIIGLTIMTFAVIVAIPLGVIAAWKAGSWIDQLIMTLAVIAFSMPIFLIGYLLIFKFSVELKWFPVRGYQPMSAGPAKFFPHIVLPSLTVSFIYIALLTRMTRATVLDVLNQDYMRTARAKGMATPRILAVHALKNAAVPIVTMVGIGLSSLLGGIVVTETVFAIPGIGRLMIDAIIRRDFPILQGVILVLSALYVLINLLIDLSYSLFDPRIRY, encoded by the coding sequence CGGTGATGGCGACCGTCGCGGTCATCGTCTTCATGCTGCTGCATCTGACGCCCGGCGATCCCGCAGCGCTGATCGGCGGCGACCTCGCCACGCCCGAGGATTTGCGCCGCATCCGCGAGCAGCTCGGCCTGGAACGCCCGATCGCCGAGCAGTTCCTCGGCTGGCTCTGGCAGGTGCTGCAGGGCGATCTCGGGACATCGCTGTTCAACCAGATGCCGGTGTCGCAACTGATCGCGCAGCGGATCGAGCCGACCCTGATCATCGGGCTGACGATCATGACCTTCGCGGTGATCGTCGCGATCCCGCTCGGCGTGATCGCCGCCTGGAAGGCCGGCAGCTGGATCGATCAATTGATCATGACGCTCGCGGTCATCGCCTTCTCGATGCCGATCTTCCTGATCGGCTATCTGCTGATCTTCAAGTTCTCGGTCGAGCTGAAATGGTTCCCGGTCCGGGGCTACCAGCCGATGTCGGCCGGGCCGGCGAAATTCTTCCCGCATATCGTGCTGCCGAGCCTGACCGTCAGCTTCATCTACATCGCCCTGCTGACGCGCATGACGCGGGCGACGGTGCTCGACGTGCTGAACCAGGACTATATGCGCACCGCGCGAGCCAAGGGCATGGCGACCCCGCGCATCCTCGCCGTGCACGCGCTGAAGAATGCCGCCGTGCCGATCGTCACCATGGTCGGCATCGGGCTTTCCTCGCTGCTCGGCGGCATCGTCGTCACCGAGACCGTCTTCGCCATCCCCGGCATCGGCCGCCTGATGATCGACGCGATCATCCGCCGCGACTTCCCGATCCTGCAGGGGGTCATCCTCGTGCTGTCGGCACTCTATGTGCTGATCAACCTCCTGATCGACCTGTCCTATTCGCTGTTCGATCCGCGCATCCGCTATTGA